tacataaaatacttataatacaaaaaatattaaatgaacttagttgaatttttattataatacaactgctgtattaaaaaataataataaaaagaaaagaccTTGGTTGCAAACATTTGTTAATGAAGAAACTTTATAACGATTCAATGAAAAATGAAGACTTGAGAAATAGTTTTGTCGCGATACCTTAAGTTTCTGTAGATGCTCCAAGGTCAAGTCTTTGACTGGCAATTCTAGCATTTCTGTGAAGTCaacttctttttttcttttcattgaaATACACACATGAAAATCATGATAAATTACTGGTATCATGTCTTTACTGAGTTGCACATCGAATTCCAGCATATCTGCCCCGCTGGCAGCTGCCTTTTTAAGGGAAGCTATTGTGTTTTCACGAATTGCATTTCccctgaaatatttaaacattttggaGAACAAAACAAGTAGGTCCTAAGACCAAACAAGAGACTATTTTAACAACTGCTGGCCAACCTATCTTTACATTCAGTACACTTGATAAATTCATTTtagacttttatttattattataatataatagaaccACTATATTCTTGATAAAAGTCAAGTAAATTTCCTGCCAGTCATAATCAAAATTACATGTTACAGCAACACCTAACTATTTCCATGAACTTGATCTTTCGAAAATCTCATATTAGGCTCTCTTGCAAAagcattacaatttatttaatagagtATAGTATGAAAATTAAGGCTGTGAAACTTAATAGAACTAAACCAACAATTAATCTCAATTTTCTGGCTTATGATAGCCTTaccaattatttgtttaaataagtatgtattagaaataatataaaaataaaatgtgctaCAGTCTTTCaagaaatttgttttatagttaAGAAAGACTATCTATCACTTATGACAACCTTTCATAATGTTAAAGCTTTATAATCAGGAGATTTTAAAAAATCCCAAAGGGAATCCAAACAAACGAAACCTGCCCTtcataacgttatttttttttaaagaaaggttaattcatttattttaaggatatataaattgatttactTACTCCTTTGTTTTAAAACTTGCACCTAATCCTCTGTGGCCAACTTCTAGACCAGTCCAAGATGGATCCCAGTGCTTGGCATAAGTTGTTTCCATATTACAAAGACTATCCTCCATAGGAGATACAATCAGATATTCAAATTGTATTGTACCTAGGGGTCGATGCTTAACATTACAGGTAACTGGTAGTTCCAATGAGCCTTCTGAAGGCTTGAACATGTTAGGCAAAACATATGTATACCCTATATGACACGGAGGTTCTTCAACAGAAGCACGAGTGCTATAGGAATAGAAATCTATGAGGTAAGCAAGACTTTTAGGGTTTGGTGCTAAGACATTGACTATCATGATATCATTTGGTTTGTATTCTCGACCAAATTGTTCTTGAGGCTGAAGATTACAAATAGCTGGGTCATTATCAAGGGTTGCTACTTCAACAAATACACCTACAGGAATTTCTATATCATTTGTATCTGTACTAAGAGATGAATCCTCTATTTGAGGCTCAGCACCAAATGATAATTTGACAGGAGttacctttatatttattaatctacCAACAAAACGACTTTTTAGTTTTAAAggattgttattaaatttgaacTGGACTAGGCTTTGGGACGTTAGCCATCCCCtgcatatattttgttttccacCATATTCACCAAAGGTGTCAGTAACTGGATGAAGCATATTTTCTTTGATTACTCTAGGTTGAATGTTAGCTTCCCATCGGCGGACTATTATATCTTTGGTATCTTCATTTATGATACATATGGCATAGCGATAGAATACATCACAAGTATTAGGAATAATAATGGTTTTAGTCCATATATCTGTGTCTTCGACATGGTCAAGCAGAACCACTTTTTTATAATCCCATTCTCCAAGTTCAGCAATATTTCCTGCCATAACCACCTTCTCCTTTAATCCGATGTCGGATACAGACACAGTAAATGTCCATTCTTGAGATAATATTTCGGAGTTTTCAGACTTGAGTTTTTCGGACATTTTtcgtatcaatttaatttttttcttcttacgGTCTTCTAAAAAAAACCAACGTTGCATGATAAACTTTTTGAATGGTattgaaaaaaagaaataaaattgtaacaatatgaaaatgacattatattagggtaaataaataaatattaacagacATTGTTATGTGCTGTAAGCTCCCAAGCCCAGCTAACACTGATTAAATTGTCACTTCGTGTTGGAATTTAAACTAAGAACACACTCTAATCACTCAAGTACCAGCATTTTGTCTAAATCATTATCAAtacgtatttattatacaatctCTTTTGtctttgtttcataaaaaatatacgataCTCTTATCACTTGAGACCTGTCAAATGTCATCAATGATCAGTGttgccaaaaaataaaatatataaaactaaatagtaCACTATGCCAATTCCATTTTttcctatatatgtatatagaaaataataatgaagaaaaaataataaaggaaatatatatatatatatatagttattaagtAACAAGAATAGAATGTTTTTACTATGTAAgttgttatgttatgtttttattataacaaagcaATACTGCCGCTTCCTTGGGTCAAGTCTGTTACGCAGTGGTTCGTAAATTGAACCTACACTACTGAAATAGTCCACTTAAAACACTGCCTGATGGTGTCGTTAAAAATCTGCAAGCTATATTTgtgataatagttttaattattttcggtGAAAGCTCCACCATTTTAgaaaatatgacgacctccgtagtcgagtggtgtgtacaccggttttcagaggtacgccactctgaggtcccgggttcgatacccggccaagtcgatgtagattaccattagttttctatgttgtcttgggtctggttgtttgtggtaccgtcgttacttttgatttccataacacaagtgcttcagctatttacattgggatcagagtaatgtatgtgatgttttctcatatttatatttataaattttcattatgaaTGACTGTTTTTCATTACGGCATCAAATGATGTTGCTTGATGATTAGAAATGTCGCTTAACACATAAGCTAGCTGTATGCGATAcgtcatatttaatttacagtAGTCATGTGTGAATAGTGTGTCATTACACACTATTCGAACCAGtagcggcgcaagatcgaattttaatgtgggcaagatacagtttgcgaggccctcGTTTTCTCAGTACTGTGAGCCCAATGTTattttgtactttttcaaattcaaatttcggcCGCGAGGCCCTTCGCACAGCGAGGCCGTGACTGTTTGTTAccagtggcggcgcaagatcgaatcttaatttGGACAACAGTTGGCGAagcccttgttttttttaaatttcgggcgcgaggcccttCGCATCCCGAGGCCGGGCCTTTTTGTTAccagtggcggcgcaagatcgaatcttaatttGGACAACAGTTGGCGAagcccttgttttttttaaatttcgggcgcgaggcccttCGCATCCCGAGGCCGTGCCTTTTTGTTAccagtggcggcgcaagatcgaatcttaatttGGACAACAGTTTGCGAAGCCCttgtttcaatgaaatattcGCAACATCGTATATTAATGCATACTGTATAGTTCAGTCAACattatagaccgggagatgatgtCACAAATTATTAGGTCATTTGTAACAGTATgacggttcttcaggggtcttaTTGCgtaagtatggcattacgctaacgcctacttctttttttcgactatctgaaaatacaagcatttttctGAAACAAATttttcgacactcgttatttattcgacgcgttcgattaacacccacgcgattgggccaccggtgcgagcgctatgaccataattttcttttatgcctttacgtaattaaacccctgaagaaccgccatactagTACAAATGACCTAATATTTTGTGTCATCATCTCCCAGTCTATTAGTAGTTTAATAAGGCTTTGAAATAAGAACGAAGCTGTTACACATTTTTGAAGAGCTAATTAAacggtaatatttttaaaataatctgcaagGCAAGTTTAGTAGCGATTTTCTTGTTTTTAAGcatttttggaaataaaatcttttttttaaataatatcgttttcggTCTCGAACTTTTAAATATAGCCTCCCCTACAGCTTCCTAAAGGGAATACATCAAAATACCGATAAccttgtataataaaaatagagaaaGCAAATTAGCTTCGTAAAAAAGTATCTATTAATTAAGATTGAGAATTCTTGGTAATAAAAACATTCTGGCAcacgttaataaaaaataaaataaagatacacCGAAGCCACGGAATGCCTACGGAGACatcactttattaataaaaaaagcgaCAGAAACCATAGTAGCATGGTCTCCAGTGACAACTTTAGAAGTCTCAACCCTCAGACATAATTAACTGGTTTGCCAATAAGAAAAAAACGCTTAAGTGTGTTTTACAATTTAATCATGCTTATTAAAtgtgcttaaataaaaaataaaaaaaacatttattttaaagtcggACATAAAGATAAGATgtaaaacatttctttaataaaaatgagtCAAACCAGATATTCAAATTATACTGAGTACTGGCCAGTGGCTAATAGATACGCCACTATTAAAGAATCTACTAACTCTAATTAGTATTAAACTCGCCACGGACAAATACCTTCAATATGAAGGCAACATTTGTTTGCAgcttattcattcattcaaatataCACGTAGCTTTGAACAAGCAAGTCTGTTGATAACATCGACTCATCACATAGCCTACCAGCCAGAATGACTACAGGAACAAGGTGTAATTGTTGCCATTTAGTTTTTTACATGTATTGGTTTACTGTATTAATTACCATAGAGGTAATCCGGCATAGAGTCAACATATcggagttattaaaattttcccATAGAAAATTACTTATACTTTTTACTGATTTGAATTATTACACCTACTATAAATCCTACCTATCACAAAGAGCATAACATTTATATCTCAATGTTAGTGGGTAATTGACTAAGTGTGACCACTTACGAGGAGTTAGCTTAAGTTTCCTTCTTCCTAGTTATaatgtacttattaaaaatacattttaagattTCGGCGGCCAGATATATAACTAGTGGAATAATGTCACGCCGTTATATTGTAACTACTTAATGTAGGTATCAATCTTTAGTGCTCGCCTTCGATGATCCCACCAAATTTAgctcaatatatatttagagaTATACAAATTTGGATTATTATAGCCCACAATCTaccaattattttgtttgaatccttatctattcattaaaaatgtgCCTCGTTTCCATGTGATACTTTTAGCGCCACAGTCCAATCGTGTTCGTTCCACTTAACTTTTTAATACGGCtgcaaattaatgtaataatatcaaataagcgtttttgaatcgataTGTATGTggtaaaataatgaataaatgctactataactttttactgacttgaatgattaattattattattaattacattcacTGGttccaacaaaaaatatagaaattaaatgTCAGGCAGGTTAATTAAAGACAAATGAATTTAGTATATATCAAgaatcaacaaaataaaaaaaacggacCCAACGCTTTtttcaactgacttcaaaaaggaggaggttatcaattcgtcttaattttttaataacaaatttacaGCTTGACAGGTGGATGAGCATTTGGAACATGGTCGCTTCCATATTTTCTTCTTCGaatggattttttaatttattaataacattagaaataaaaaaaaaaagtatatttattatttataaaactttttttattttgtaaatgtcatCGATACCAACATAAAATTTAGTGACTGAaacttgtttttgttaaatgctACGCTATGCTAGCATTAACCTTGAGTATTCATGCGTAacgcattaaaaataatataggtgTTTCTACTTtctatatttatgtatctaCTTAGTGGAGCGCGTATATAAGATtcgcaaaacaaaaaaaaatacgatttttatTCACATCAAGTGTATGTCTTGTAATGCTTTTGAAACCAATAACTGCCAAAAGTTGCTTGTCgatatagttaattaataacctacaatattaaaaacatactttacTAACcttgtattcatttataatttatttttatatttaatttaaatacatgtaaACCGGCATCTATTTCTGCGATTAGTCaacatactatattaatttataattaaataattataaattaatatagtatgacAAAAAAGCTctgaaaatattacattttaatacaataaacaaaaagatTCTATTGCATTTTAAAACGAGTTGAGAAAACACCAAttaagacaataaaaaaaatatacatttataaaaagtactttgtttatttgcactaattttgtataaagccTAGTaacaaatttacattatttacaaaatattaactatttacatTAGACAGTCTTATTGTACCAGGCAAATAATATTCTCTTATCACCtagtaaatattctatttatcatattaatatttacatacgaagACTTAGCTTTTAGAAAGGACAATTGACACCTGGATGTAAAAAGGAACAATTTTCACCTTGTCGGCATGAACCTTTTCTCTGGAAGTATATACAAATAGTTTTACGAGCTCCACCTCGGCCTCCACGACCTCTTTGGGGTCCATCCCAACCACCAGATGCTTTGCCTCGCCAATGGCCACCAATACCACGACCTCGCATAGCTCCTCTGAAATTACCTGGTCCGGGAAATCCATCCGGACCAGGCGGGCCAGACATATTATAGTCAACAGGAAACATATTCGGTTGCATGTTAAATCCATCAGGCGGAACAGGAAACATAGGATTAGGTCCGCCAAATATTTCTGGACCCATCATCATATTATCGGGTGGAACCATCATTCCTGGTGGCATATTTGGTGGTGGCATTGCTCCTGGGGCCATACCTGATGGAGCCATTGGTCCGGGAATCCCGTTAGGCATGATTGGCGGTACAACGCCATTCTGCCAATCACCAGGCATAATAGGTGGCCCTTGAAAGTTTGGAACTCCAGGAAATTGTGCTGGTGGGAAATTATTCGGAAACTGAGATATATTTGGTGGGAACATAGTTGGCACATTCATACTACTATTACTTGATGGAGGTGCGTTACCCTTGGGTTCTGGCCATGGCATATTTCTAAAATCACTAATGTTATCTTGGTTTCCTGTTACATCCTCTAAAGGTATAATTGTCGGTTCATTGTAAGTATGGGCCTCGATGTCCGGTTCATGAGGTGAGTCAGGAATCATAGCTTTATGGAAATATAAAGGTTGTAATGTACCCTTTTGACGAATAGCTTGTATGTCTTTTTCTTTGCTATTTTTACCATATTCTATATGAATTTGCCCTTCAATATCAATAGGTATTAAAGGTCTCCAACTCGTTCTCTCTTCCATTATATCATCGTTACTGAGATTTCTTGCTTTTTGGAAAGCTTCTCTTTCATGTATTCTTTCTAAATATTTCATGTCTGTGAATGTTTTTGTCACATTGACTCTTTCAGTTTCATCAAGTTCAAAGTATTGAATTTCTTCTAACTCTGGATCTGGTTTCCACCTTATACTTTTCTTAGGACCTTTTCTTTTATGATAACAAAGTACTCCCTTTAAACCATTGATCGTTAATGTATGAGGTTCTGATGTATCCATACTTTCAGTCTCATCTTTTTCTCGAGAAACAGCTTGTTCAGCATTTTCCTTAGGTTCTGCCTCTTTTTCTGTGACTTTATCTTTGATTTCTTCTTCATCTAGTGTATCTTGATAAAACCGTGGAGGTACAGATTTATTTTCACTGTTTGGACTTGATAGATTAGTCGGGGTTTGCGGTGGTGAGCCATCACTCTGTGCATTACCATCTTTTGATCCGCTAGTACGTCGTTTTCTTTTTTTCGGTTCCTTTTTATTAGTTGCTGAAGCATTCAATGCATCCATAAACATGTCACTCTCCTGCAGCACCATTGCTGTAAAAAAAGAATTcccatttatatattttacttaattttagcAATAATGTAAGCCTAAAATGCATAACAACGGGTAAAACTTccaatactatattaattataaaattaatatttagtgaGTAACGTCATATcttgaaattatttgttaataatatgttttcgtggaatattttcacttttttgtattgaattagAAAGCCTTTAATAATTCGCAGCGGCAGTGATTGattcacttaaatattttacaacttaGGTGATCAAGCATTAACAATTGTAGGGATGTCCCCCCTAACTACTTTTATAATCGCTTTTTGAAAATTCTGATTATGTAACATTTGAATTATAGTACGCTGAACAAAGATTGCATAAATTAACCAGCATAGCATGTCGCTAGCTAAGTCGACATAAAAACAATCGGTTCCCTGAGAACAGTCAACAAAAAATTAGGGAAACGCAATCCATAAAcccttactaaaaaaaataaagatttaatcaaCAAAGACGCTATGCAATCAAGATTTACGTCTCGAAAACAAGTGAAGAGTAGTTATCAAATTAATACATAGTACAAGGTACCTAGGTATAAAAGAACATGAAAAACTCGtttatttcgaaaatatatgtattaacatGAAATTAATACATGCAATTtcagaaaatataaatgttctactaaaaaagtactttattcgtaatttttatgcaactatttcaaaaaatatttaaagattactgttatatgtatatatgatataatgcaaaagtaactacAGAAAGAACACAACAAACATAACTGATTCAAAAATGTACATTTCGGTTGACTATACAGACTGATTGCGTCGATACGAAACACATTACTCAAAAGCTGAaactagttatatttaaattagtttttgtaGCTCTACCCATAAAtagattttgaaaatataacaacCAGAAGGCAGGAATTTCATGAAACGTTATagtaaaaacctttattaataaaaattcctCGCAAGTATTCGTAAAGTATACTGGGTTTCAAAGAATACGTAATAcacattattgtaaaatattttcaacgaaattttaatatgttgtaGTTTTATCATCGCCAAATAAAATACGCAGATGTACCTATGTACAACATACAGCTAACGTAGTTTATCGATTTATACATATGGGCAATGCTGTATCTTATGAAGTTCTCTTTCTTATGTTCATAGacagaaaagttaaaaatatttcgcaTTCTTATGAAGCTAATTTGAAATGAATCTGCACTAGACATTACTAATTACATTCAACAGGTCGGCGAGTGTTTGGATAAAGTTGAAAATCGAGAATAAAGCAAtttcatcattaaaaataaatatattactaatatcattattatgtacccataatttaataaatttctcgtttattattatattattaagacacAAATACTTTCTTACATACATGAAACTATATCAAAGTTCCTTATTCTCGCCTTTCAACTTAAACAAGTACTCTGCAATCTTcgatatttcataaattactaATACTGGTCGCAATcgctaattaaataatatttttaataaagcatatcataaaaatacaacatttcgaaaaatatttaacgtttgtttcttatttattatatgacttgtaatgttaatttatgtCAAGGTTTTATAACACTTAGCAAAGTTTTGAATCTTACTAATATTTGAGTTTGGTTGGATAGATGTATGTTAGTTCCTCCATTACGCCAGAACGGCTGAACGGATCGGTGTGAAATTCGGCAGAGATAATTAGTCTGGAACAGTATATATTAGACCGAAAAAAATATACCGAAGACCTACAAGATCCTCTCCCCAACCCTCTAATGCGGGCGAAGCCGCATAATTATGGAAGCTAATGCTATTTTTTTGTGAACCAAGATTTACAGCGCTATTAACAAAATCgcataataaatctatttatgaaaacattttcacCTTTGTTTTGATCTAGTTTGTTAAATGGACTTATTAGGCTATTAAATTGACTTTCATGTAGTTTTCACGGCGATTAAATTACTGTATAGTAAACTTATTTAACTCGGACCGTAAGTTTTGTTGCTTATCATTCTCtgtacaaaaaacatttataatgagACTACTTTTAGTCAAGCTGATCATATTTAATTtgctttttaatgaatatgtaaACGTACGTAAATTTTCTGTATGCCAATACTTTTGAAATATACGAAATGCTTACAATTGTTGAATCAATTGTACACATATTACTTAAGATATTTTCTTACTAAATATTCAACCGTAGTTATTTGGATAAGTCTTGCTGCTTTATAAAAGCCGAATCATGGTAATGCCATCATTGAACATTAGTGGATTCGATTGATATTGAGCATCTACTGTCAGTTGGGTTAAGAATAAACTAattgttttactaatatttgGCAAGTTTTCAAGTTGTAATTCTTGCTTTCAATTTAGATCAATAGAAAATATAGTCTaatgtatctatataaatagtagcatacataggtactttataatgtaattataaaaacagtggttagttatttatttaaactacagaacaaataataatacactaTCGTATGTTTAAATTTCATACTTAATATTCGTTTTTTGACTGCGATCGTACCTGGGTTTCGACATTCTTGCACTAGTCATGATCACGACTTAACCCATCAAAATAGGGTATCATCGTGATCAAAACCAGAGTATAGAAAATGCATAATAATCGAGATTTTATAAATACCTGACATTTCAATCTCGCTCTATTATAACGcgtactaattttataatgatgCTGATGAAAACATATCGTACGtgtcattttacaaaatcacCTCTAGGACAAAATATATTGCGCGataaattgtacaaaaaataattaaaaaaagaaaccgtGAACAAAACTGAtgttattagaaaataattagcCATATCTAAGTAGTATTACAAAGCATGATCATTGGTTGCATCAAAACTTGTGAAATCAGTTatcaacttgaaaaaaaaaactaaatcgaACTGTCTTCCATTTTTTGAGCATTTTAAGTGCAGTGTAGCGTAAATGTATCAATAGCACGGCCAATAaatggtaaataataataattgagtatttttattaaatcattttcggtcgtgttttaaaaaatatgattagtaGTAATTTGAGGGcctatcatatttttaaaacatccatgTAATTCCAGTTAAGTCACTATTAACTGTATAATATGTGTAACAAATATTGAACTAATTCTGGTAGGTTAATtttgcttaatatttattaaccttTTAAAGTTACCAGATAAATTAGTAACAATTAGTTTTAAtcgagtttttttatttttcaagtgtGTCGTTACTTCGATTTTCCGTAATATGGATTGACGAAAGTTCATGTCAGGTGCAGATCGTAAACAGGCGATGTTCCCAATGGGCCGCGGTGAGTTCTGGGGTCGCTCCATCGAACCGCTGGTACATCCACCTCATTATGATGTCTTTGAACAGATTCAGGTCAATATTCaacgaaagattttttttatcaaatttaacctttatttgaaataaatactttacaGTTAAGTcctgaacaaaaaatataaaacccgTCAAGTTATGCATTTTAGACTTACCACACTCGATatagcaattattatatattggtaAACATGCTGAGGTAAATAACAGCATTTGCTTGCAATCACCATTTcctgtaaaaacaaaatatattaatactaattttgaaaacatataattaaaacaatacttaCGTTTAGGCTTAGGaggtattaattttatagatccAGGTTTTTCAATATCAACTAGGGTTTTAGCCTTCTTCTCTGGAGGAGTCTCATTGTGAACAGGTGATGGTCGTTTTGGTATTGAAACAGTTGGTGGAAGAACTGGCGGAGGTTTTTTATTGCTTAAAAGAGTTGCTCTTGATGGTGGCGGTTTTATTTCTTCTTCTAGCCCATGTTTCctaaatttggaattaaaagttttaactgTTTTTGGCTTTGGTTCATCAGGCTTTCTCACTTCTATGGATATTGAAGGTTTCTCTTTCTTTAAATCACTTAGTTTTGGTATTTTACCAAGTTTATGAATAGAGGGTGTTTGTGTTTTGTCATCTGATTTATCTGTTGAAGATTTGCTATCTTTATCTTTTTCTCTACTTTTGTCTTTATCTGAGCTATGTTTTTGATCGTTTTTGGTGTCTCTTGACTTACTACTACTTGATGAGCTAGATTTCCTGCTACTGCTAGAACTGCTACTACTCCTAGATTTCGAACTATGAGAAGAATGACGATCTTTCGATTTATCTTTACTGCTATGCTTACTATCTTTatgactactactactactactacttcttGATTTATCACTTGAAGACTTGCTTGAATGTTTGGATGAACTTGATGATTTTGAAGAAGTGCTATTACTACTATTGCTGCTCTTGTCATATGACTTATccctatttttacttttatgtttttccCTAATTTTTTCCTTTTCACTCTCTTCTGACTCCTTATTTTCTTCTTCCACATgtgataaaatttgtttaccatttttaaatgttattttcaatACTGGTAAAGTATCACTTTCATTGCTGGTGTCCTCTTTTTCCAGAGTTTCATTGTGATTTGTTTCACTACTATTTCCTTCATTTTCTATCTTTACATCTTGGCTGtcattttcaataaaagtagaattttctaaattatttgaacTTTTTTCAACCTCATTATCAAATACTACATCATTTTTCAAACTTTCCAATTTTACTTCAGATTGAAAATCAGATACTATTTGTGATATATCTGTTATAACTATTGGTGTTACATGCTCTCCTTTAACAGCTTTTAGCCATTGTTCCACCAGTTTTGAGGCTAAAGCTCGAatagctaaaattaaaaataaaatttaatgttaaaaaaaatactcctaaatttattgattttagtgcagtgtaattttaaaagcaaacacaTTATATCAATAGGTTATTTTCTATAGTCagatagttttaaaaatataggtgAATTTGAAGTTCCTTGGTTTTGATTAAAGCatgaaactataataataagacAATACTAGCAAAAACTACTTACCACAATGATTTCCATCTTTAGACAATTCTTTTACAAGTTTAGGGCAATTATTTGTCTTAAGCCTTTCTACATCAACTggacataataacaataattctaaTAATTCTCTTACAAGTGGCCAATTCTTAGAAACTATATTTTCTGTAAGCCACATGTGTACCAGCCTCCAGCCACCTGATCCCATAAATAAGCCTAATAAATCTGTTTC
The nucleotide sequence above comes from Vanessa cardui chromosome 7, ilVanCard2.1, whole genome shotgun sequence. Encoded proteins:
- the LOC124531381 gene encoding glycerophosphocholine phosphodiesterase GPCPD1 isoform X4, which encodes MSEKLKSENSEILSQEWTFTVSVSDIGLKEKVVMAGNIAELGEWDYKKVVLLDHVEDTDIWTKTIIIPNTCDVFYRYAICIINEDTKDIIVRRWEANIQPRVIKENMLHPVTDTFGEYGGKQNICRGWLTSQSLVQFKFNNNPLKLKSRFVGRLINIKVTPVKLSFGAEPQIEDSSLSTDTNDIEIPVGVFVEVATLDNDPAICNLQPQEQFGREYKPNDIMIVNVLAPNPKSLAYLIDFYSYSTRASVEEPPCHIGYTYVLPNMFKPSEGSLELPVTCNVKHRPLGTIQFEYLIVSPMEDSLCNMETTYAKHWDPSWTGLEVGHRGLGASFKTKEGNAIRENTIASLKKAAASGADMLEFDVQLSKDMIPVIYHDFHVCISMKRKKEVDFTEMLELPVKDLTLEHLQKLKVYHLVEGRNHETLFFDDDLEEHQPFPTLEDALKKIDEHVGFNIELKWTMELSDGTFELNNPFDMNTYVDKVLEVVLKNAGERRIVLSCFNPDICTMVRNKQNKYPVMFLTVGVSEKYQPYRDPRCLTIPAAVQNAISSDILGIVVHTEDLLRDPTQVKLATDVGLVIFCWGDDNNDKNTIKKLKEMGLHAVIYDKLDKYTTKEVKDVRNCIEAILHPLW
- the LOC124531381 gene encoding glycerophosphocholine phosphodiesterase GPCPD1 isoform X5, with protein sequence MSEKLKSENSEILSQEWTFTVSVSDIGLKEKVVMAGNIAELGEWDYKKVVLLDHVEDTDIWTKTIIIPNTCDVFYRYAICIINEDTKDIIVRRWEANIQPRVIKENMLHPVTDTFGEYGGKQNICRGWLTSQSLVQFKFNNNPLKLKSRFVGRLINIKVTPVKLSFGAEPQIEDSSLSTDTNDIEIPVGVFVEVATLDNDPAICNLQPQEQFGREYKPNDIMIVNVLAPNPKSLAYLIDFYSYSTRASVEEPPCHIGYTYVLPNMFKPSEGSLELPVTCNVKHRPLGTIQFEYLIVSPMEDSLCNMETTYAKHWDPSWTGLEVGHRGLGASFKTKEGNAIRENTIASLKKAAASGADMLEFDVQLSKDMIPVIYHDFHVCISMKRKKEVDFTEMLELPVKDLTLEHLQKLKVYHLVEGRNHETLFFDDDLEEHQPFPTLEDALKKIDEHVGFNIELKWTMELSDGTFELNNPFDMNTYVDKVLEVVLKNAGERRIVLSCFNPDICTMVRNKQNKYPVMFLTVGVSEKYQPYRDPRCLTIPAAVQNAISSDILGIVVHTEDLLRDPTQVKLATDVGLVIFCWGDDNNDKNTIKKLKEMGLHAVIYDKLDKYTTKEVKDIADSTVAE